The stretch of DNA CGGCGATGAACTCTTTTGTCGCTGACTCGGCTTCTTTGCGTGCGTTCTCCCGGACGATTGCCGCCATGAGGTCGCGGAATTCAGCGCTGTTGACCAACGTGGCGACTAATTTTTCCTGACATACTCCCACGGCTAAAGCACGTGGGGTTCTAACGTTGCCGGGCATTCCAGCAGTGCGTCGTGGGGTATCAGTGCTCCCATCGTATCCATCTCTTTCTGGATACGATTGATCATGTCTTTCTGACGGAGTGCGATATTGAATGCCGCATTCACATCAGCATGATCAACGTGCCCGCACGACGGGCACTTGAACTCCTTTCCCTGCCGTTGACCTCGCGCACCACAGCGAGAACAATCCTGCGAGGTATACGCCGGATCAACGTAGAGGACAGGAACGCCGAGCAGCTTGGCCTTGTATTCTACAAACTGTTGTAGTTGATAGAACGACCAACTGTGCAGGGCATATCTGAACGAACGGTGTTGTTTCCTCGTCTTTCTGATACCGCTCAGATCCTCGAAGACGAGTGCTGCATGGAGACTTTTCGCCACATCGACAACCTTGCGGCTGATCTTATGGTTCAAGTCTCGCACGATTCGACTTTCGCGGTCTTTTACCCGTTGCAGCTCCCGGAAGCGACCTTCGCGCTGAAGACGCTTACGGATTGCCGAATACTTCCGGTGGACGTGCAGTGCCGATTTGCCGAGTTTTTCGACTTTCCCGGTATCCGGGTTGGCAATGACTGCAACGTGCCCGGTCGTGTTCCGGTCAACCCCGATGAACTGTCGGGGTATCATCTCCGGTAGATCTGGTACGGTGCATGAGATATAGGCGAACTCCCGGTCGATCTCGATCTGGTTGACCTTATGGAAGGCGGGAAACTGATAGTGGAGAAGGAGATCCAACGGCACGACACGGATTGTTCGGGTATCGGGATCGACTTTGATGGATTGTCCCGGCACGACAAGGTTGACGTTTCGTACTCGCTTGATCGTCTTCTGACTCCCGTACTTCTTGAGGATCTGGTTGGATATTGCCGATTTCAGACCGATCTCCTTGACCGCCTTGGAACTCCTGCATGTCGGGTTCCTGACAGCAAACTCCGCTACTGCAAACGCTTGTTTCAGTTCGGTACTGAAATCTCTGCCGTGGCGGAGTTTGTAGGTCAGCAACACGTTAGTTCCTCTTCTGATCCTCGATATACTTCTTCACGACTTCCTCGGAGATGTGCCCACAGGATTCAACATAGTAGCTGCGAGTCCACAACGAAGGCAATCGTGTGCGTAGGGGTTCAAACTCCTGACGGAGTATTCTCGACGTATACCCTTTCAACTGTTGCACGATCCAGTGCGGGCTGGCGGTTGGTTTCGCCTTGACAAACAGGTGGAGATGATCCGGCATAATCTCCAGCGTCTCGACGCTGACACCGATCTCAGATGCCTTCTCTCTCAAGAGAACGTCTAATCTATCAGAAACTGGCGGTTGAAGCACTTTCCGCCGATATTTCGGACACCATATGATATGATACCCGACAT from bacterium encodes:
- a CDS encoding transposase — protein: MLLTYKLRHGRDFSTELKQAFAVAEFAVRNPTCRSSKAVKEIGLKSAISNQILKKYGSQKTIKRVRNVNLVVPGQSIKVDPDTRTIRVVPLDLLLHYQFPAFHKVNQIEIDREFAYISCTVPDLPEMIPRQFIGVDRNTTGHVAVIANPDTGKVEKLGKSALHVHRKYSAIRKRLQREGRFRELQRVKDRESRIVRDLNHKISRKVVDVAKSLHAALVFEDLSGIRKTRKQHRSFRYALHSWSFYQLQQFVEYKAKLLGVPVLYVDPAYTSQDCSRCGARGQRQGKEFKCPSCGHVDHADVNAAFNIALRQKDMINRIQKEMDTMGALIPHDALLECPATLEPHVL
- the tnpA gene encoding IS200/IS605 family transposase; the protein is MPKERWTHSNTTVYNVGYHIIWCPKYRRKVLQPPVSDRLDVLLREKASEIGVSVETLEIMPDHLHLFVKAKPTASPHWIVQQLKGYTSRILRQEFEPLRTRLPSLWTRSYYVESCGHISEEVVKKYIEDQKRN